In the genome of Aedes aegypti strain LVP_AGWG chromosome 2, AaegL5.0 Primary Assembly, whole genome shotgun sequence, the window ATgaagtctggataattttttctgcgattttttcaaacactcctGTAGAGGAACTTTAGCATGAAGTTCAAaaccaaagttggaaaaacttttggcaaactctttgaagaattcgtggaatgaatccttgcttggtgatattgatgacatttttggtgagacttcTAGAATTTAGTATACTATTttgtttggagaaatcctcagtaattcctgaaaatcattaacaaattaataatgaacaactggaggatactttaaaGTAACAATTGATAAAAAGTAAATTGTAACAAGTACATAGAGGACCTTCCAGtcgaaaatattaaaagaatttctaacgaatttctggtggaatttttcaacagatttttaagcaattcgatagagattcttcgataAATTTTATGGTGATCAGAAAGTCCGGGAATAATTTTCTGTGAGAATCCCAggcgaactcagtgaaaactggtaaaggagtcatggagaaagcactgaaaagtacgaaaataattcatgaagaaattcctgtaggaattcacagaggaatcttttcaaagcacatggttgaatacctgaaaaaaatcgtggaagcatcacaaaggacattccttgagagtttttttttgttagaattcctaaaggattttaaactggattacagcaataatgaatcttttccgtagcaaaaattgaaatttacaaatataaaTGATGTACCACGAAATgagacaaataaataaaacaatacaaatctgttaaaataacgaaatttgtgaaaatcttgattattgcgaccgacattacatctgtaaaacaagtatttgctaggcccccccctaggccccctccagaaaaaaatcctagctacgccaatgcattCCAGCACTCCTGAGATGCTTTGATTCACCTTTCGTACTACAGCAGCGATTCATGAACAAAACTGCTTGAACATTCACGAAAGTACCAGAAAAATCGATTGAACATTAATCGAAATGAACATTCTAGTTCTCTTGAGAAGCAATGATTCAAGTGACTTTGTGAGTGCCATTAGTATTGAATACGTGTGACAAAGATGAATAATAGGCTAGGGCACCTAGGTCCCCTAGACTAAATATAATGTGCGTTTATATTGGATGAATGTTAGAGTAACGAtagttttcatgtttgtcaCGTAGACTGGCCCAAAAACTTTAGCGTGaaacaaaaagaaaatactttttaaaacatttaaatatttcataaaaactTCATCTCTTAAATGTGTCTATCTTTTCAATCAGGCATACAGCATGAAAACATGTTtggtaaattgaatcagttttCTGTAATGATGCAAAGAGAGTAACGAGTAACAGTTATCGATAATCAAAACTAAGTCCTTAGGGAAAATCATTATCGATTTATTTGCTAAAAAGCGTTTGTTTTCTGTAGGCAGGAATAAACACTTAATATGTCTGCAACATCGTTAAGATTCaacaatcatcatcaatcaaaaagaaacaagTTATATCGTTTCTTGCTATCAATACAGCGTGTGGAGTTCAATgatgtattttcttgaagaatgcTATGATTTTGAGCGGAAAAAATGCAGTGTTTTTTGTAAAACGAAAATGATTATGTCCCTCTCAATAAAACAATGTTCCAGAAAATTCTAGATGTTTTCTTGGAAACAAATATAACTGACCTATCTCAATGTCCAATAAAAACATATGTAAAACCGTTAGGTACCTGAAAAACAAATACAATCATTCCATCATCTTGCATCTTCCATTTCAACGCACACGTTTTCAGCGCATGTCTAGTTCATTCATGGAGCTTGTGCGAACATTCGAGCAAAATCTAGAGATGGATCATCGAATGAACTGGAGCTGCtcacaaatatataaaatagcGTTGGCACTCACAGCTCGACATCAGTTTCATTCAAAATTGCAAGCAAACGCATCGTGAAGAGCGCTAAACACCAACCTACCAACAAGCGATTCAGTGAAAGTGGAAGTATAAAGTTCTATCAATAAGATTATTCAGCAGCTAGATATTGTAACTGGAAGAAAGATGGCTCTTGTACCTATTTTGCTACGAGATCTGCTAAATGGCTATTTGGAAGATAAGCCAGCTCGACTTCTGAACAAACGACCCATTGGAAATGGCCTCTACCCGGAAGATATTCTGCTCGCATTGGAGGACACATTCCCGAGACGATGCAGACGGAAGCGATGTTGGCGCAAATCAGATTGTGCCGAAGAGGACCAGGATGAGATCGTTTGCAAGAAATCAGCTGACGAATTTCAAGTTAACGTCAACGTCGAGGACTTCAAGCCCGATGAAATCTCAGTGAAAGCAACTGATAAATTTGTCACCGTTGAAGGCAAACATGAAGAGAAAGACGACAAGAATGGTTACGTTTTGAGGCACTTTGTTCGACGATATCAACTGCCAGAAGGACACGATAACGAGAAAATTGCGTCGACGTTGTCGTCAGATGGAGTTCTTACTATCAGTGCGCCGAAATTGGCTCTCCCTGGCCCGCAAACGGAACGATCTATTCCAGTGGAGAAAGTCTCTAAGCCAGAGCAGTTATCGGATAAACAGGAAAACCAAAGCGACCAAAACATTACTTTAGAAGATCTAGATGAATAGTGTTAGAGTCAGATAATTAGACTTAGAATTGTAGCTAAATTTGTGTGGTATGtcttttctatgtaaaaatataaattattgattcaaatcaaaataattatacTAGAATATATTTATCCGAAATCCTTTCCAATAACACAATCATGAAACGTTTTTGCTTCAACTTCAATCTTTATCATAGAAACCTTCTTATAGAAATAATAGTTTCAATATTTTACCATTGAATCCTTTCTTTTACCAAAGTACCACATAGTAAAATATTGCTCATTCtgttttcaatggttatttTTACTTGTAAGTTTCGgagttttgaaaacaatattCGCCTAAATTATTCCAGATAGGTACTGTAACGAACTAAATTTGGAAAATTAAGAGTTCTGTAATGtcttcaaaagatttattttcatcCTTCAAATGCCATTGTAATTCGAGAAGATATGTACGTCAGAAACTTTACAGTATTAATAAACGTTACTCGCGTTTACTGTCtcacttttgaaaaaaacatttctgAAACCTCTGCAATTAGATTTCCAAAATgattttgcaacatttgcagCAAAAATCGAAGATTTTCTCCTGAATTGTTAATAACTTTCCTGATGTTTTCCTTTCGTCCAATCTATGTCAATGTgccaaaaatatggaacataagaGACACAATTGCTTTGAACACAAAATGTGTGTTTCATCCTTCCagttattacatttttttttttcagtgggaAAACTAGTAGCGATATCTGACaagaaaaataacaaacattCGGTTTACTTTTGAATTCTATTAATTTCAGTCTTTTTTGCCTTGGGACTCTGCACAAAAATAATTCAGTCTTTTCCACCTTCCCATGAAAcaagtaaacaacaaggccggTAAATGTCAAaataccatacaaaatcaaaaaagtgcAGAGCCCTTTTGCGTGTTTCAGGTTTTTAGGATAATTACTTTTGTGTTTCTGTATATTTTTGCAACTTATTTCATAGAGAACTCTGAATGCATTGCAATTATCAAATGAACCTATTTCTCCAAGTTGTTAATCAGATTCATTTCAGATTGccgatttttattaattatttgacaatgtttccacttttttttataaaacattttttttttgttcatttggcGACACATTCTTCTAAGCTCTTTTTAATCAATTTCACAGGCATAAAGATCTCTATTtatgcatttgacatatttttaaaattattgcttATTAAACAGGACATAATCGTATACTGGCAGCTGAATTTATTGGAGTCTTTTTTTAATGAAACAAACCTGACGCATCATCTGAGCATTTTACAAAACTGTTTATTACTGtttaatatggtatgccctcttcaacatctaatccaatttctctcgccgttatcttacggtacctatccatctagtattcattgcttttttcttcatgctccctcttactacGAGCCCTCTtactgtgggcttcgtggccgtgcggttagcggtgtcagtcgtttaggcgtattgtgccacgaagcgtgggttcgatccccgcTCCAGTCGGCGGAAACTTTTGGTCAAAcggaaaattcatcactggactactgggtgttccgtgttgtccgttgcctaatgttcgtgaatgttcagtctgtgcagcctttggctgaagacggtataaattgtctttttttaaaaatagaccgatatgccggtaaacaaattaaatatttcTCCATAATTTTCCTAGGTATTctttcagttatttttttttcttcatgacTTCAAGTTTTTCTTCTGGGCTGCCTCAAAATGCAAACCATGATTTTTTACAAGGAACTTTGCATAGATCCTTAGATAAACTTTTCAAAGGATTGTTCCACTTATTTTCCAAGATGTCTTCCAAGTATTCATTTCtgaataatttttcaagaagtttcttATGTAACCTGTAAGAAATCTTCCTAATGCACCAAAAGTATGTAAGTAATTCCGTTAAGATATTTCTTTATAAATAATAGCCAATCAAACTCATGCTTTGGACATTATTTTGGACTTTGCAAcaatcaacagttttccaaaacaatttattcaggttttttttcctgagaGAACGCAAGAGACCGCGCTGCAAGCGGTTGTGTTTTCAACTGAATGTCACGTTTTTTTTCGCGATCTGCTTGATCGGTTTTTAAGCCGGTTTTTCTTTCGTTTGTGATAAATGGGATTCTGATGGGAACTTACAGgatgtcgagtctagtacacgacactgaagacggccttacagttgagctcgaaatacgcgtatctgtcaaaggatacaaactctagtggatttAAAtgttatagtactaaattcgtttttttcatctacttacaggtattctactaaacagctcgaagatttattaacttACAGCAGTTATATAGCTGCAAATAGTGCCATTTAGTGCTTTCTTTTGTTGCAAAGAATGCGTTTTGATTTGTGGAAATCGCTTCGTTCATGATCGTTGTGCTATGTGTAGGAGTGAAAATTTTAATCCAGAATTAATTGTCCAGTCTACATACTCTTTTCTTTCAAAGCGGTTGAAAATCATTGTGGAAACCGTACTTTAATTCAACGGTAACACTCCAATGGCCGCGTTGTTGTAGTTCGTACAACACATGTGGGAAAAGCTCATTGTTTCTATACACAGTAGCAGCGCACTGCTTGCGCGTGACAAACGAAATCATTGGCTTGGAttgatttggtgagtttgttcccaTTAAAGTAATTGTTTTCAATGAACTAGGGCTATTTCAGAGGGTAGGGTCAAATTgttttctcgtttcagagagtgAGCAGTGGTACTTAAACCAAAGCTCTTTAGCTAGGACACAAGATGGAAATACCTGTGCCCCATCCCTGGAAGACACGCGCATGGAGTGATGCTAAATGTCTTAGCAACTTGCTTACAGTGAATCTTGGACCATTCCCTTGCCTATCGTTCAACTCATTGACATCTATGAGGGAGTCGATAAGTCAGTGGCCTCTCTTTaagtaggtgtcatatcatcattatctttccctttcctcgtaacggagaagatgggcgGGGCCGGCGTGTCTTTTCATCTCTGACTTCCGATTGAATAgctatttcaaccaaaatagtTCTTCGTAAGTAAttgccatgttgaaggtgtcctGTTTCGTTCCCCGGTGGATCTACGAtcctttcgtaatggaaattttctagacTTCTTTGGGCAAAAAGTTTAATCGTGCTTGCCATACGGTATACGATTGCGAAAATAGCAAACTATGGAAAATCAACGTCACAATTAATATTACTTAATAACTGCGGAAATGTTCATTGAGCAGTAAGCTGTGCAGCAAGCTCTGTCTTAGTGGGGACATAATAACAGGAAgaagagcttgagcttgattggccgcccgcagtgaatcaatttatcatcaaaatagacgaaaaacaaacaacaaagcaagctcgctcacaaacGTTTGTCGCTACTGTTGCAGATAAAGACACAATCAAAAGagaaattgtcatgacaatcacagagcgcaacattgtggCAACCTTTTCAACGCGCGATTAGtcaattattttaaacacaaaaccaaatttgttttatggatgctgtttgataatgtgtcaatgtttactaacacgaagaaagttctcgaaaattgcaatgcgaagcccaattgctgcgcacgtggtgatcgatctttgtcatattcggttcaagtgatgataaactcatgttgcggaataaaattgttgcaacaagtataggaggtgacaatgtctttgtggctgcgtgttgggtgacaattgattcactggccGCCCGTGATTGGTACTCCAGTATcgtcagatcagctgcacttacacaaggaaccaaccagaagactgcttgggattaacagacaccctcagtgtatgagTGCTGATGATCTTTTTTTAGGctcaatggcgcctgccacgtcagaatgcagaccaatgaggggaattGATAATGCATTTGAAACTGGTCCACTATAGACCAGGTATAATCCTGCATCTTCTTCAACTgagcgatggattttgaagaaatttgttctaaatgttacgtctgtttgtctgtgccatATACAAGAccctctgccataaaattaacACCCCTACACCTTCCCGGTAGGGGTgttaattttatggcagagggTCTAGTATatggcacagacaaacagacgtaacatttagaacaaatttcttcaaaatccatcgctcAGTTCATACCATCAGTGGTGAGCATGATGCACAAAATattgtttcgtgcaacaaggcCTGCAGATGGCAGTAGAGTAAAACATCAAACACAAAGAAAAActatgcgcgcgcctctggttgtgaggttTGTAACACGCAAGATTCACgaagaaaaataattattaattacaATCAACGAGTAGttcatttcaaacaaaactttggTTTGAAATTTGCTCAAACAAAATTATGGTTCAAATTAATAAAATGTGTTGGTTACAACAAGCTAAGATTTCATGTTATTGGTTTCTCGATTATTTAGGTAAATTCAACAAACCCAAGTTTGAAACAAGCATCAAATTTGTTGTTTAATTTGACAGTTCTTGAAACGAACAAGAATTTAGGTTgattcaaactaaaaaaagtgGTTTGATTTTAACAAGAATCAATTTAACATAAACAAATGCAAATGTAGTTTCTTATGTTTCAATTATAATTATTGATTAAACCATTATTCCATGCATTATTTTTTAGTAAAGGTTTCGTAACATATATttattatttagaaataatcaTGATTATAAATATCAAATGTCTTGCTGTATAACGTATGTAGGCTCTTGTTATTCGAGCGCCGTCAGAGATATTTTTGTCCTAATTTCTTCATTTTCTCCATCTTGAAATTAGAAAACAGCACATCCAAATAACTGGTAGAAAATCTGTCTTACCacaagaattaaaaataaaatggaagAAGCAGCACCAGCACCTTGTtcttttttggatgaattttcACTTTCATTTGAAAGCGAAGATTTTATCTGTATCATAAAAACATACTGTATAAATGTGAtgtaatgaaaaataacaacacAAAGAACTCAGAAACAACAACTAACGTTGGTTcattaaaaactaaaattttagttGGTTTTGGTCCTTATAAAATCTTGGTTTGATTAGATGTATTGTTTTGTTCAAAACAACCTATTATTCTATTTTGATAATAATATTTAATCGGGGAAACAAACAACCTAAATATTAGTCAAAGCGAACCAGTAGTTTGTAGAAATTAACTAAACATTTAGTTTGAAACAACTATAATATACGTTATTACGACATAAAGATTTCACATTGAAACAGCCTATTAAACCAATTAGTTTCAAACAAAGCGATGAGTTTGAAACAATAAGTTTTGGATTATAAAAAACTAAATTGTCAGTTtgaaatccaacaaaaatattgGTTATTTCAAACTAGGGTGTTTTTCTCCGtgttgaaatgatcgttaaatgagtggtctaTGGGAATTTCGTCActattacgtctgtttgtctgtgcttttggttagcagactacctatatatcaggcgtaagaaaggcatgctataatgatggaagaatggaagc includes:
- the LOC5577712 gene encoding protein lethal(2)essential for life, translated to MALVPILLRDLLNGYLEDKPARLLNKRPIGNGLYPEDILLALEDTFPRRCRRKRCWRKSDCAEEDQDEIVCKKSADEFQVNVNVEDFKPDEISVKATDKFVTVEGKHEEKDDKNGYVLRHFVRRYQLPEGHDNEKIASTLSSDGVLTISAPKLALPGPQTERSIPVEKVSKPEQLSDKQENQSDQNITLEDLDE